The Henningerozyma blattae CBS 6284 chromosome 7, complete genome region atcaactAAATCAATGCTACATTCCCATGATTTTAGGCCACCTTCATATATGTTTTTCCTTAAATCCTCAGATGTATCCCCAATTAAAATGTCTAATTCAACGTGGTTTTCATTTGAAGCATCAACGTCATCAACTTCACTCATTAATTGATGCTTAACGTCAAATAACTCTCTTCTATATAGGATCGCTTTCTCCTCTGCACTAAAAATTTGTTCAAATGAGACTCGAACATCTTTTAAGCTTTGTAAAATATGTGATAAAAGTTCGAATTTAGGTTGAACAATATCATTGGCTAATAATCTTTCTTCGTCTAATGGATTGCTTTTGTTTTTATCAATAGTAGCACAATTTGTATCAGATATGAATTCATCTTCACTAAAATCATCTGAAGTGAAATCAAAGGTAAATGACATGcctaatatattaataacaacaatCTAGGATCtctatttgaaattgtctgataaagaatataagCTTAAATATACCGTCGAGAATTTTCAATGCTCTTCAATTAAAGTCGCCGAAGGacattaaaataaaaaagacaaaaaaattatttacttaaaattttttcaaacaataaaatctcttaaaataatacataCCTAAtcctatatatatagaattatAAATTAGTTACTTACTAAGGGTTAACATTTTAAACATAAGCCAGAAAATTTAGTCTTGTCTGTTGAGTTAAGGATCCTACCAAAGTGGAGATGCTGCAGATTTGAGAACGGATTTTATGTCACTTCTATTGCGTAACTTTAATGGTAGATCAGTAATATCTATAGATAAATTGGAATTTCCTCTAAGGTTTTGTTTTgataaatcttttgaagAAACAGTGGTAACACACGTTTCAGTCATCACTTCTTCCAATCGTTCTCTTAAAGTTTCATCTGCAAACGTAATATCATTCCATTTTATCCAATGCATTGGAAGTTGAAGAAACTTTGTACGCTCCTCCTTTTCGAATTCAAACcttgaattaaaatctaATTTAGTTATATTAACCTTAAATAAGTTGCTAGTAGTTCGCTGGGAATAGTACCCGCCGTAtaggaaaataaatttcaacaaGGTCCACTGTTGTTCcttttgttgttgttgtaaaGGAATTGACTCAATAATGCcatctttaattttctgTAACAATTCTAAGTCCTTCATAATTACCATAATTTGTAAGTCGAGGACGTATCTAACGTTATTTTGaacattaaaatataacgGAAGAAAGCTTGCGTAATCATCAAGAGTCGAAAAGTTGATAACTTTTAATCCAATAGGGTAATTTGAACGCATTTCTCTTTTTCGCTGAAGTTCTGCTAGTTCTTTATCTTTCTCAAgttgttcttttttctGCTTTTCTAGTTCTTGTAAATGTTGTTTCTCTtcttgtttttgtttttcctTCTCTTCCTCTTTTTTCTGTTCATTTACAGCTATTCTTTGTAGAAGTTCTTGTtctcttttcttcttgatTTGCTGCATCTTTTGAAAGTATTCTTCTTCCTTTCTTAGCCTTTCTTCACGTTCTTCAGCAGTTTCTTCACGAACTTTATTCAGCTTAGGAGATGATTCCACATGAGTTCTTTTAGGACTACGAGACACAACTGAAGCTAAATCATCATgagattttctttttgaatGATGTGAAgttgaataattatcatCTGATGTATTGTTGTGAATAGTGGTActtataatattatcttcATTAAGTTCACTTCTATCagaaatttcttctttatgGTACTCCTGCTTTGATTCTATTGTTTCTCTATTTGAACGTTCATTCGTCCTTTGAAAACTAGTTTTACGATGcatgttattattggtgATTAAGGGATCCTCTAATTTAGTATGTATTTTAGAAGGTTTAGTTCTTTGAGATGATTTATCAGAAGTTTCATGACcttgtatattattatcaagcTTCTTATCAGTAGTGTTGTTGTTCTCATCTGAATGCATGTTGGATGAAGTTTTTAAAGttgattttaattcagAATCGCTTAATTCTACAACTGTAGATTCAGTATTAGTGATTTCTCTCAATAATTGTATTTCGTCTTTACTTACATTGCCTGTTACACTGTTCATTGCATAATATAAAGCATTTTTCCCAGCcttatctttaatattaggGTTAGCTCCTGCTTCTAGTAACAGTTTTACAGTGGGTATATTTCCTCTGCCAACACCAATCATCAAAGGAGTTTGCCCATCCTTATTAGACGAATTTACTTGCATACCAAAAGCCAAAAATAAGTTTACAATATCAGAATGACCCAATTTTACTGCTTCAATAAAGCATTTAGCATCCGGACGACCTCCATTTTCCAGATATTGTCCAACATAGTAAAAATTACCATCTTTTGAAGCATTAAATAGCTTTTCTTTACCCTCTTTAGATGTGATATCAgtccaaaaaaattcataatCTTCACCTTCATCTATTAATCTATTTTGCAACGATATAGAGCGTTCTTTAGAATCACTGCCTCTACGGCTACTAGTtagatttgaatttatcCACTTCTTTGAAGCATTCCGTAGAgtatttttgatttcttttacaatttctttttcatccTCTTCTAGATCAGACGTTATTTCAATTGAGTCATAAGCAGTTATACCTTTTGCATTAGCTATTAATGGATCAGCACCGCTATTTAGTAGAAATTTGACGACATCCAAATGTCCATTCGAAGAAGCATCGATTAGGGGAGTATCTTTAAAAAGCTCATAAGACTGTAGATTAATATCTGCCCCATACTCgatcaataattttacgATATCCAAATAGCCGTTTAGGGCAGCTTCGTGTAAAGCCGTATTTCCTGCATTGTCTTGATAATTCACGTCATAGTTTTCCTCTAAGAGTTTTTTAGCTAAATCGTATTTACCCTTGTCACATgcaatttgtaattttgtTCTACCAGCTGAATCACGATTACCAGTCTTTTTTGGACCAGATAGCCTTGGAACTTTAAGATGTGGTTTATTTGAGTTTTCTATGGGAGCTGAAACACTTCGTCTCTGTTGTTTCTGTACATCCTTGATTTTCTGAGCATTGTTAGGTGGATATGAAGAAATGTATTTACTTGATTTGTTTCTAGTAGTTACCGGTTGTTTGAAACGTTCATTAGTTGTCCTTGAAGTTATCATGGTAATATTATGCGGTATAGTATTTAATTCCTCAAGATCAGATAATTCAGAATCGGAACTATTATCAAACGTTGGGGTATGGTTGTCATTTTTATTACGTAGCTGGTCGCCACGAACTAAGCGCCCTAGTCGAGGTCTCGGTGGTGATGCAGGTTCTGTTGGAGCATCACTAGCaacatcatcttcatctgcATCTTCATTTAATGTGTTCAATTCTATCTCGATTTTTGGTTCAGTTAGCATTGATTGCAACTCAGTTCTTAATATCGTACCCTCCATAGCGCTATCTTGCCGATCAACTGAGAATGTTTTGTCCGATAAAGGGCTTGAGAAACTGATATCCATATTCTTTGATTCATCAATATTGGTTACTTGGTTATAATTCTGATTGGGCTCATTCTTTAGATTTGTGTCAGAAGAAGGATGTTTGGCAGAATTGGCTTGAACTTTTACATTGACGGGGCTCAGAGTAGCGGGCATcttatcattattacttTTCAGCTCCTGATCATTTTTTGagttattaatatttttattatcatgaATATTCTTTGAATTGTCCTTGATATCTATTGAATGATGAAGCGTATGTTTTTCAGGTAATTTATCTTTCTGTAAACTGGAAGCTTGCTTTTTATTCTCCAGTATTTCGCTTGCTTCGTGAATTTTTATACCTGTATTAGAGTCAGTCAGGTGATCCTTATGCAATGATTGTTTTATATCACTAATGGCttctttatatttcaactgttttttcaaaattttcgCTTGacttttacttttttcCTCTTCTTTATATTGTACATCTTTGTCATATTGATTGGATGATTGTAGTTGATTACTGTTATTAATAATCGAAGGACTCTCAGACTTGGGAGTTAAAGCCTCAGAtgttgaaatattttgaatatcttCAATAGAATGTCTTTTATGTTGTGCTTCTAATTGTTCTAATTCCTTTCTTCTTAATAGGTCATGCTCTTTAATGATTTTCTCAcgttcttttttttcctcttcttttttcaatttcaattctttttcctcttcttctttttcttttcttgcAAGCTCTTCTTTTAGTTTAATTTGTTGtagtttattttcttcCTCTTTTCTCTTTCGTCTTTCGAttaattcttcttgttCCTCTTGTTGTTTCTTTGCAATTTTCTCTAATTCTTCCCTTCTGGAGGTAacatttgataaataacTACTCAATGACCTTTTCTTTGGAAGTTGTTTGTTATCTTCTGTATTGTTAGTCTTAGTTGAAGTGTTATCAATGGTAGAAGAATTTTGACTCATAATCACTCATAATCTAATAAACTGTTTTAGTGGAATATGGAGTTAACcagtatatataattttattattaaattattaattcgTGATTTTTGTGATTAttgtttcttttaatatgtGTGGATATAATAACGGTAAAGTCAAATAGatagtaaatactataGGTGAACTCTAAACGCAACAAAAATTCTTGCAATATATGGTAATAGATGCTTTGTTAGTATGTTTATATACAATGTTTTATCTCTAATTAAATGATCTCCTTTTTTCGTTTTATTATGCAGTGATATAGTAAAATAATGCTCATTAGTTTTCATGAAAATGGATTTGGATAGCGGAATAGAATAGACTTCGCGCTTAGTTAAAAACCTCTTTGAGTAATGagtattgttattataaTACAATAGGTAACATATGTCctatatatagatatatttatgtaacagttagataatattatataaatagtAATTGTGCTTAGCATATGAAATAAGCATAACACAGTATTCATATGCTATAATTTATATGCAAGTTAGGAtaaaatatacatataaatacatattaaaaaaattcaggAATTGATTGAATAACAAgcttaaatttttcttggtTTAAACAATCGAAATCTGTAATGATGTTGATGGAGATAAGTCCTAGGGATAGGGGATATTTTTGTTGCTGATATGGCTGTCAAGTTCAGAATCcctttatataatattattattcttttcgTCACTAGTACGATTCGTAGTGGTTTTCTAACTTTGACTATTTAGGttaattattatctaaGAAGCACACTGGCATATCTTAGGTActgaatattttgataaaatcATTCTACTGCTAATAGTTGAACGtatcaataaattaaatcagTTAAGTGAGATACAACGATAGATAAATTCGTATCTGTATTTATTCTTGTACTGTTtgaaatctttttttttatattcgCAGGATTTGTTCAgtatcaatatttgaagCTACTGGAGTCGTATTTGTGCTATAAGGAGAGCTTTGTTTTGTATCAGATGGAGTAATGCTAATATCAGAAGGAATTTGTTTAATATGCATAGGGctattattagaagaagaaatattattgtttttagCCCCTATttgatcattatttttttcattagtatttaaatattcattccATTCAGTTAATTGGAAGATTAGTCCCATATTAGGGCTAATATCTTTGGCGATTAATTTCAGATGATCATATGCATCATTTAAGTTCATATTACAGTATCTCATAATATAGGCAACTATTAGGGAAGCAGATCTCGAAACACCACATTGACAATGTACAAGAATTCTCTTATTTTGAATGGAATAATCATGCATCATATtagttaaataattcaaatctttataaattttcGAATTATGAGACCAATGTATatggtaataatttattttattatgtGGATTATCAATCAAACTCGCTTTAAGGTTTGGTATTTCTTTTGCcacattaataataacatcaaattttaaaatttcatcaagATTTGGTTCAGAGTATAAGTAAATATTTGGTGGGACTACCAATAATGGGCCATTAGGATAGGCATTAGCCACATATTCTTCAGGTGAgtaattatcattattaaatg contains the following coding sequences:
- the HOS4 gene encoding Hos4p (similar to Saccharomyces cerevisiae HOS4 (YIL112W); ancestral locus Anc_2.257), encoding MSQNSSTIDNTSTKTNNTEDNKQLPKKRSLSSYLSNVTSRREELEKIAKKQQEEQEELIERRKRKEEENKLQQIKLKEELARKEKEEEEKELKLKKEEEKKEREKIIKEHDLLRRKELEQLEAQHKRHSIEDIQNISTSEALTPKSESPSIINNSNQLQSSNQYDKDVQYKEEEKSKSQAKILKKQLKYKEAISDIKQSLHKDHLTDSNTGIKIHEASEILENKKQASSLQKDKLPEKHTLHHSIDIKDNSKNIHDNKNINNSKNDQELKSNNDKMPATLSPVNVKVQANSAKHPSSDTNLKNEPNQNYNQVTNIDESKNMDISFSSPLSDKTFSVDRQDSAMEGTILRTELQSMLTEPKIEIELNTLNEDADEDDVASDAPTEPASPPRPRLGRLVRGDQLRNKNDNHTPTFDNSSDSELSDLEELNTIPHNITMITSRTTNERFKQPVTTRNKSSKYISSYPPNNAQKIKDVQKQQRRSVSAPIENSNKPHLKVPRLSGPKKTGNRDSAGRTKLQIACDKGKYDLAKKLLEENYDVNYQDNAGNTALHEAALNGYLDIVKLLIEYGADINLQSYELFKDTPLIDASSNGHLDVVKFLLNSGADPLIANAKGITAYDSIEITSDLEEDEKEIVKEIKNTLRNASKKWINSNLTSSRRGSDSKERSISLQNRLIDEGEDYEFFWTDITSKEGKEKLFNASKDGNFYYVGQYLENGGRPDAKCFIEAVKLGHSDIVNLFLAFGMQVNSSNKDGQTPLMIGVGRGNIPTVKLLLEAGANPNIKDKAGKNALYYAMNSVTGNVSKDEIQLLREITNTESTVVELSDSELKSTLKTSSNMHSDENNNTTDKKLDNNIQGHETSDKSSQRTKPSKIHTKLEDPLITNNNMHRKTSFQRTNERSNRETIESKQEYHKEEISDRSELNEDNIISTTIHNNTSDDNYSTSHHSKRKSHDDLASVVSRSPKRTHVESSPKLNKVREETAEEREERLRKEEEYFQKMQQIKKKREQELLQRIAVNEQKKEEEKEKQKQEEKQHLQELEKQKKEQLEKDKELAELQRKREMRSNYPIGLKVINFSTLDDYASFLPLYFNVQNNVRYVLDLQIMVIMKDLELLQKIKDGIIESIPLQQQQKEQQWTLLKFIFLYGGYYSQRTTSNLFKVNITKLDFNSRFEFEKEERTKFLQLPMHWIKWNDITFADETLRERLEEVMTETCVTTVSSKDLSKQNLRGNSNLSIDITDLPLKLRNRSDIKSVLKSAASPLW